The Mauremys mutica isolate MM-2020 ecotype Southern chromosome 1, ASM2049712v1, whole genome shotgun sequence genome has a segment encoding these proteins:
- the LOC123354257 gene encoding cyclin-dependent kinase inhibitor 1-like isoform X1, with translation MESLLCTLVGERRVGEQMEWRPLKANRVRRNLFGPVDHEQLQQDFQHMLRSSMEGAQQKWNFDFLRDMPAEGLLQWEELQSHDVPAFYHSCVVSEARKPLTPLNQGIVKEVKTHHFATVTLTENPKVAKKMSGKKSQAGKKRRQTSLTDYYSAKKQVKTNTQAAAKNLAF, from the exons AT GGAATCGTTGCTCTGTACGCTCGTTGGTGAGCGGCGGGTTGGAGAGCAAATGGAGTGGAGACCATTGAAGGCAAACCGTGTACGAAGGAACCTCTTCGGCCCTGTGGACCatgagcagctgcagcaggactTCCAGCACATGCTGCGCAGCAGCATGGAGGGAGCCCAGCAGAAGTGGAACTTTGACTTCTTACGAGACATGCCAGCTGAGGGGCTCCTGCAGTGGGAAGAACTACAGAGCCACGATGTCCCGGCCTTTTACCACAGTTGTGTGGTGAGTGAGGCTCGCAAGCCTTTGACGCCCTTGAACCAGGGTATAGTCAAGGAGGTCAAGACTCACCACTTTGCCACAGTGACACTGACTGAGAACCCCAAAGTTGCCAAGAAAATGTCAGGCAAGAAGAGCCAAGCAGGGAAGAAACGAAGACAGACATCCTTGACAG ATTACTACTCAGCTAAGAAGCAAGTCAAAACTAACACTCAAGCTGCTGCAAAGAATTTGGCTTTCTGA
- the LOC123354257 gene encoding cyclin-dependent kinase inhibitor 1-like isoform X2, with protein sequence MESLLCTLVGERRVGEQMEWRPLKANRVRRNLFGPVDHEQLQQDFQHMLRSSMEGAQQKWNFDFLRDMPAEGLLQWEELQSHDVPAFYHSCVVSEARKPLTPLNQGIVKEVKTHHFATVTLTENPKVAKKMSGKKSQAGKKRRQTSLTGILVVLDS encoded by the exons AT GGAATCGTTGCTCTGTACGCTCGTTGGTGAGCGGCGGGTTGGAGAGCAAATGGAGTGGAGACCATTGAAGGCAAACCGTGTACGAAGGAACCTCTTCGGCCCTGTGGACCatgagcagctgcagcaggactTCCAGCACATGCTGCGCAGCAGCATGGAGGGAGCCCAGCAGAAGTGGAACTTTGACTTCTTACGAGACATGCCAGCTGAGGGGCTCCTGCAGTGGGAAGAACTACAGAGCCACGATGTCCCGGCCTTTTACCACAGTTGTGTGGTGAGTGAGGCTCGCAAGCCTTTGACGCCCTTGAACCAGGGTATAGTCAAGGAGGTCAAGACTCACCACTTTGCCACAGTGACACTGACTGAGAACCCCAAAGTTGCCAAGAAAATGTCAGGCAAGAAGAGCCAAGCAGGGAAGAAACGAAGACAGACATCCTTGACAG GGATTTTGGTTGTCCTGGACTCCTGA